One genomic window of Thermococcus indicus includes the following:
- a CDS encoding ABC transporter substrate-binding protein yields the protein MKAKGSIALLVVFLVVFSVAASGCIGGNKGETTTIPQSPTTSPTGTQTTSSEATSGGTTTTSSQSATQTQTPAEVKPGILEMGDVYVVVTDKSVVVVGPKGASPTVDIPSDRKVIKVEYEVDTANTPDVKTLMEKGQGFGAIDPAFFRDEHVDALVVAARRQTDPTIRTELFKAIYMLGNKLAPEVILGQNKQLRVYWDWVKGRYYHPTLAERYDLLSEDQNAPSVKIGIKDYKNDPETYTIATIGWPESFDPAMTYETFGWEIWHEVGDTLVTYWKEETEEVSPDLAVAWAHNEDGTEWYFLIRGGVQAYDPWDDKTYPIDATDVAFTFLRVERLGHSVSWMVDSFIDVNNSAAITEDEFDQYLKEHPLIAEFNGKSTEVKSLDELKQFFGYSGDTAGVFKLVLPAPYAPVLGILADPFLSVVPMEYLLGDKYEEALQASDNGHNPSAWWSYLSEGKSDPTHQLMHNKPVGTGPFYIADYQKDAYIVLEYNPHYWNATANPGHKRVIYVINSDAMARINLFKTGTADVVAIPPEKMDTVKGLELQGFKSVVKTDILQPILTFLVFNTQKEPFNDPLVREAMAYAVPYDQISQVVYQGLLARNYGPIPKPWPGYTEEGITKYKYNLAKAKQLLNQAGVDPTKYKIELIYNEGNSAREKIMTLLQNVWSQLGFQVTINSYNWPTYLDKTEHGEYDVYVVGWVPDYLDSDNWVGPFLYGATEFTSVEVSVS from the coding sequence ATGAAGGCCAAAGGTTCAATAGCCCTGTTAGTGGTTTTTTTGGTGGTTTTTTCTGTTGCAGCCAGCGGCTGTATAGGCGGAAATAAGGGTGAGACGACCACAATTCCGCAGAGCCCCACTACAAGCCCGACGGGTACCCAGACCACGTCTTCTGAGGCGACTTCCGGCGGTACCACCACGACCTCAAGTCAGTCGGCCACCCAGACGCAGACCCCCGCGGAGGTAAAGCCCGGGATACTGGAGATGGGTGACGTCTACGTTGTCGTTACCGACAAGAGCGTCGTGGTCGTCGGCCCGAAGGGTGCCAGCCCGACAGTTGACATCCCGAGCGACAGGAAGGTCATAAAGGTCGAGTACGAGGTTGACACCGCCAACACCCCGGACGTCAAGACCCTCATGGAGAAGGGTCAGGGATTCGGTGCCATCGATCCGGCCTTCTTCCGCGATGAGCACGTCGATGCCCTCGTTGTGGCCGCCAGGCGCCAGACCGACCCGACCATAAGAACCGAGCTCTTCAAGGCCATCTACATGCTCGGAAACAAGCTTGCCCCCGAGGTTATCCTCGGCCAGAACAAGCAGCTCCGTGTGTACTGGGACTGGGTTAAGGGACGCTACTACCACCCGACCCTCGCGGAGCGCTATGACCTCCTGAGCGAGGACCAGAACGCTCCCTCCGTCAAGATCGGTATTAAGGACTACAAGAACGACCCCGAGACCTACACCATAGCTACCATCGGCTGGCCGGAGAGCTTTGACCCGGCCATGACCTACGAGACCTTCGGATGGGAGATTTGGCACGAGGTCGGTGACACCCTCGTCACCTACTGGAAGGAGGAGACCGAGGAGGTCAGCCCGGACCTCGCCGTTGCCTGGGCCCACAACGAGGACGGCACCGAGTGGTACTTCCTCATCCGCGGCGGTGTCCAGGCCTACGACCCGTGGGACGACAAGACCTACCCGATCGACGCCACCGACGTTGCCTTCACCTTCCTCCGCGTTGAGAGGCTCGGTCACAGCGTCAGCTGGATGGTTGACAGCTTCATAGACGTTAACAACTCCGCCGCCATCACCGAGGACGAGTTCGACCAGTACCTCAAGGAGCACCCGCTCATCGCCGAGTTCAACGGCAAGAGCACCGAGGTCAAGAGCCTCGACGAGCTCAAGCAGTTCTTCGGCTACAGCGGCGACACCGCTGGAGTCTTCAAGCTCGTTCTCCCGGCCCCGTACGCTCCGGTCCTTGGAATACTCGCCGACCCGTTCCTCAGCGTCGTCCCGATGGAGTACCTCCTCGGCGACAAGTACGAGGAGGCCCTCCAAGCGAGCGACAACGGCCACAACCCGAGCGCCTGGTGGAGCTACCTGAGCGAGGGCAAGAGCGACCCGACCCACCAGCTCATGCACAACAAGCCCGTCGGAACCGGACCGTTCTACATTGCCGACTACCAGAAGGACGCCTACATAGTCCTCGAGTACAACCCGCACTACTGGAACGCCACCGCCAACCCAGGCCACAAGAGGGTCATCTACGTCATCAACAGCGACGCTATGGCCAGGATCAACCTGTTCAAGACCGGCACCGCCGATGTCGTTGCCATACCGCCCGAGAAGATGGACACGGTTAAGGGCCTCGAGCTCCAGGGCTTCAAGTCCGTCGTTAAGACCGACATCCTCCAGCCGATACTGACCTTCCTCGTCTTCAACACCCAGAAGGAGCCCTTCAACGACCCGCTCGTCAGGGAGGCCATGGCCTACGCCGTTCCGTACGACCAGATCTCCCAGGTCGTTTACCAGGGACTCCTCGCCAGGAACTACGGTCCGATACCGAAGCCGTGGCCGGGCTACACCGAGGAGGGAATAACCAAGTACAAATACAACCTCGCCAAGGCCAAGCAGCTCCTCAACCAGGCGGGCGTCGACCCGACCAAGTACAAGATCGAGCTCATCTACAACGAGGGCAACAGCGCCCGTGAGAAGATCATGACCCTCCTGCAGAACGTCTGGAGCCAGCTCGGCTTCCAGGTCACCATCAACAGCTACAACTGGCCGACCTACCTCGACAAGACCGAGCACGGCGAGTACGACGTTTACGTCGTCGGCTGGGTCCCGGACTACCTCGACTCCGACAACTGGGTTGGCCCGTTCCTCTACGGTGCCACCGAGTTCACGAGCGTCGAGGTAAGCGTTAGCTGA
- a CDS encoding ABC transporter permease, with protein MANLKKFLIRRLLTFIPTLIGVTLIVFLIAYVIPADVARAWAGGEKASQAYMEQIKKEYHLDEPWYDQYWFLVSGLARNNIIDPRTSNYVLDDIRDRFPVTFELALVAFFFILIIGIPLGIISALKRNTWVDTVIRFFALTGVSMPVFWLGYLLIYVFFVEVHWITLAGFPAPPEHQITHIPMIDALLTGDLSTFSQHLHRLWLPGFTLGFMGAGVLARFVRNSFLEAIGSDYVGFLKAKGVPKRGIYRHALKNAMVPIVTVLGLQFGGLLGGTPITETVFGLPGMGSYVIDSIRNLDFPAVVAITMIFALIFLITNLVVDILYALIDPRVRY; from the coding sequence TTGGCAAACCTGAAGAAGTTCCTAATAAGAAGGCTCCTCACGTTTATCCCCACCCTCATCGGAGTCACCCTCATAGTCTTTCTGATCGCCTACGTCATTCCTGCGGACGTTGCCAGGGCATGGGCTGGCGGTGAGAAGGCGAGTCAGGCGTACATGGAGCAGATAAAGAAGGAGTATCACCTCGACGAGCCCTGGTACGACCAGTACTGGTTCCTCGTGAGCGGACTGGCGCGGAACAACATAATCGACCCGAGGACGTCCAACTACGTCCTTGATGATATAAGGGACCGCTTCCCCGTGACGTTTGAGCTGGCGCTGGTGGCGTTCTTCTTCATCCTGATAATAGGTATTCCCCTCGGTATAATCTCGGCCCTTAAGAGGAACACGTGGGTAGACACCGTTATCAGGTTCTTCGCCCTCACGGGCGTTTCCATGCCGGTCTTCTGGCTGGGCTACCTTCTCATATACGTGTTCTTCGTCGAGGTTCACTGGATAACGCTCGCCGGCTTCCCGGCCCCGCCCGAGCACCAGATAACCCACATCCCGATGATAGACGCCCTCCTCACCGGGGACCTCTCAACCTTCAGCCAGCACCTCCACAGGCTCTGGCTCCCCGGTTTCACGCTGGGATTCATGGGTGCCGGTGTTCTCGCCAGGTTCGTCAGGAACAGCTTCCTTGAGGCCATAGGCAGCGACTACGTTGGGTTCCTCAAGGCCAAGGGCGTTCCCAAGAGGGGAATCTACCGCCACGCCCTCAAGAACGCCATGGTTCCGATAGTCACCGTTCTCGGCCTTCAGTTCGGAGGCCTCCTCGGCGGAACTCCGATCACCGAGACGGTGTTCGGCCTCCCGGGAATGGGTTCCTACGTCATCGACTCAATCAGGAACCTCGACTTCCCCGCGGTCGTGGCCATAACCATGATCTTCGCCCTGATATTCCTCATAACGAACCTCGTCGTGGACATACTCTACGCCCTGATAGACCCGAGGGTGAGGTACTGA
- a CDS encoding ABC transporter permease, which yields MGREEYKSNILDKLSDKLVEGFGSFISLFKKDWKKKNRSKMEEWKLMLYALNRSPPGLIGLALVLMFVLLGIFGPSLATWNYRFFPTNYNMSTYLAPPGSTYFLNVTELQGDNIIQYTTNIHYTLGADNFGRDLVSLILYGARVSLVISIVVIVLGVPLGIILGLVAGYYGGKVDELVMRITDVFLAFPALILAMAFSAVLPQRLQNFISTHESVQSFVLWLFALEPQDAGNLGKLLAVILAMIIVWWPAYARITRGSTLTERESLYVEAARAIGLSSRTIMFRHILPNIIGPILVYITLDFGGVILMEAGLSFLGLGATPPIADWGRIVYDGSQYFPEHWWLVTFSGFMIMLVALGWNLLGDTMRDILDPKTRRSIEFKVKKAKKEGESNA from the coding sequence ATGGGCAGGGAAGAGTACAAATCAAACATTCTTGACAAGCTCTCTGACAAGCTCGTCGAGGGATTTGGAAGCTTCATAAGCCTGTTCAAGAAGGACTGGAAGAAGAAAAACCGCTCCAAGATGGAAGAATGGAAGCTCATGCTCTACGCCCTCAACCGCTCCCCGCCGGGCCTCATAGGACTGGCGCTCGTGCTGATGTTCGTGCTCCTCGGCATATTCGGCCCCAGCCTCGCCACGTGGAACTACAGGTTCTTCCCGACCAACTACAACATGAGCACCTACCTCGCCCCGCCCGGCTCGACGTACTTCCTGAACGTTACCGAGCTCCAGGGGGACAACATCATTCAGTACACCACGAACATCCACTACACGCTCGGTGCGGACAACTTCGGTAGGGACCTCGTCAGTCTCATCCTCTACGGAGCCAGGGTCTCCCTGGTGATATCGATAGTCGTCATAGTCCTCGGTGTGCCCCTGGGCATTATCCTGGGTCTCGTCGCAGGGTACTACGGCGGCAAGGTTGACGAGCTCGTCATGCGTATCACCGATGTGTTCCTGGCCTTCCCGGCGCTCATCCTCGCCATGGCCTTTTCCGCCGTGCTCCCGCAGAGGCTTCAGAACTTCATCTCCACCCATGAGTCCGTCCAGAGCTTCGTGCTGTGGCTCTTCGCGCTTGAACCTCAGGACGCCGGCAACCTCGGAAAGCTCCTCGCCGTCATACTCGCCATGATCATAGTCTGGTGGCCGGCCTACGCCAGAATAACACGCGGTTCGACCCTCACCGAGAGGGAGAGCCTCTACGTTGAAGCCGCCCGCGCCATAGGACTCAGCTCCAGAACGATAATGTTCAGGCACATCCTGCCCAACATCATCGGCCCGATACTGGTTTACATAACCCTCGACTTTGGAGGCGTCATCCTCATGGAGGCCGGCCTGAGCTTCCTCGGCCTCGGTGCAACGCCGCCAATAGCCGACTGGGGTAGGATAGTCTACGACGGCTCCCAGTACTTCCCGGAGCACTGGTGGCTCGTTACGTTCTCGGGCTTCATGATCATGCTCGTGGCCCTCGGATGGAACCTCCTCGGTGACACGATGAGGGACATCCTCGACCCGAAGACGAGGAGGAGCATAGAGTTCAAGGTTAAGAAGGCCAAGAAGGAGGGTGAGAGCAATGCCTGA
- a CDS encoding ABC transporter ATP-binding protein, whose amino-acid sequence MPEPILEVRDLTVHFYTYAGIVKAIERVSFDVYRGETFALVGETGCGKSVTSRALTQLIESPGKIVEGSVIYHREDGSTVDLLKLGPEEIRDIRGKEIAYIFQDPHASLDPLYTVGYQIAEGMVVHNTVKDWKEGFKKAVDILRRVLIPDPENRVKNYPHEMSGGMKQRVVIGTGVANNPKILIADEPTTALDVTVQAQILELMNKLKREYNTTVILLTHNMGVVAEMADRVAVMYAGKIVEIGSVDQIFKNPLHPYTQGLLRAVPNPLAKIDRLETIPGTVPNLIEPPGGCRFHPRCPRVMGVCKDRVPELKEIEPGHFVACHLY is encoded by the coding sequence ATGCCTGAGCCGATCCTTGAGGTTCGCGACCTGACCGTCCACTTTTACACCTACGCTGGAATAGTCAAGGCCATCGAAAGGGTTTCCTTCGACGTCTACAGGGGCGAGACCTTCGCGCTCGTCGGTGAAACCGGCTGTGGAAAGAGCGTCACCTCGCGCGCCCTCACCCAGCTCATCGAGAGCCCCGGAAAGATCGTGGAGGGCAGCGTGATCTACCACAGAGAGGATGGTTCGACCGTCGATCTCCTCAAGCTGGGCCCCGAGGAGATACGCGATATCCGCGGCAAGGAGATAGCATACATCTTCCAGGACCCCCACGCCTCCCTCGACCCGCTCTACACGGTGGGGTATCAGATAGCCGAGGGAATGGTGGTTCACAACACAGTCAAGGACTGGAAAGAGGGCTTTAAGAAGGCCGTTGATATTCTCCGCCGTGTTCTCATCCCCGACCCGGAGAACAGGGTAAAGAACTACCCCCACGAGATGAGCGGAGGAATGAAACAGCGTGTCGTCATCGGAACGGGCGTTGCCAACAACCCCAAGATACTCATCGCCGACGAGCCGACGACCGCCCTCGACGTCACGGTCCAGGCCCAGATACTCGAGCTGATGAACAAGCTCAAGCGCGAGTACAACACCACCGTGATACTCCTCACCCACAACATGGGAGTGGTCGCCGAGATGGCCGACCGTGTGGCGGTCATGTACGCGGGTAAAATAGTCGAGATAGGCTCCGTTGACCAGATATTCAAGAACCCGCTTCACCCGTACACGCAGGGTCTCCTCAGGGCAGTTCCCAACCCGCTGGCCAAGATAGACCGGCTCGAGACCATCCCGGGAACGGTTCCCAACCTGATAGAGCCGCCCGGGGGATGCCGCTTCCACCCGAGGTGCCCGAGGGTCATGGGCGTCTGCAAGGATAGGGTCCCCGAGCTGAAGGAGATAGAACCCGGTCACTTCGTGGCGTGCCACCTTTACTGA
- a CDS encoding ABC transporter ATP-binding protein, whose protein sequence is MSEPILEVKNLKKYFPIRGLFRTEGYVKAVDDVSFTINRGETFGLVGESGCGKTTTGRTILRLIEPTSGQIIFQGKDVTKLKGEEMKWFRRKAQIMFQDPYSSLNPRQTVFEVIMEPVRFHRIPVDDPEEFVIKLLESVGLNEMHLYRYPHEFSGGQRQRIALARLLALRPEFIVLDEPTSALDVSVQANILNTLKDLQREFGFTYLFISHDLGVVKYMSHRMGVMYLGKLVEVGPAEEIFENPLHPYTKFLLSAIPVPDPELSRELKAKRMKVEGEPPSPINPPQGCRFHPRCPFAKAGLCDKKEPPLVEVENGHYVACWLYGKA, encoded by the coding sequence ATGAGCGAGCCGATACTCGAAGTTAAAAACCTCAAGAAGTATTTCCCCATTAGGGGCCTTTTCAGAACTGAGGGCTACGTCAAGGCCGTTGACGACGTCAGCTTCACGATAAACCGGGGTGAAACCTTCGGTCTCGTCGGAGAGAGCGGCTGTGGAAAAACCACCACCGGAAGGACCATCCTCCGCCTCATCGAACCCACCAGCGGTCAAATCATCTTCCAGGGCAAGGACGTCACGAAGCTCAAGGGCGAGGAGATGAAGTGGTTCCGCAGGAAGGCCCAGATCATGTTCCAGGATCCCTACTCCTCACTCAACCCCAGGCAGACGGTCTTCGAGGTCATCATGGAGCCCGTCCGCTTCCACAGGATACCCGTCGATGACCCCGAGGAGTTCGTGATAAAGCTCCTGGAGAGCGTCGGCCTCAACGAGATGCACCTCTACCGCTATCCCCACGAGTTCAGCGGCGGTCAGAGGCAGAGAATAGCCCTCGCCAGACTGCTGGCCCTCAGGCCGGAGTTCATAGTCCTCGATGAGCCCACCTCGGCCCTCGACGTTTCGGTTCAGGCCAACATCCTCAACACCCTCAAGGACCTCCAGAGGGAGTTCGGCTTCACGTACCTGTTCATCAGCCACGACCTTGGCGTCGTCAAGTACATGAGCCACAGGATGGGCGTTATGTACCTTGGAAAGCTCGTTGAGGTCGGGCCGGCGGAAGAGATCTTCGAAAACCCCCTCCACCCGTACACCAAGTTCCTGCTGTCCGCCATACCCGTTCCCGACCCGGAGCTGTCAAGGGAGCTCAAAGCGAAGCGCATGAAGGTTGAGGGGGAGCCGCCGAGCCCAATAAACCCGCCCCAGGGATGCCGCTTCCACCCGAGATGTCCGTTTGCCAAGGCAGGACTCTGCGACAAGAAAGAGCCCCCGCTGGTGGAGGTCGAGAACGGCCACTACGTCGCCTGCTGGCTCTACGGAAAGGCATGA
- a CDS encoding globin family protein translates to MRLRVPYVLFETRTGIYGVDAYFSLRVEKPERRATLIRKAENLQRLEARPQGALLEEGSLRNYLTSLFVTLYDLSGERFNERARHMRRWNIWRIIGIPTGHQRHVDRDEELAKKNREALLALAIMRKVLGIKSPAELGETVVKPRGYAVLEFEVNGGEVGDPVYRELFKIDSNAGMALQWLRTEKIE, encoded by the coding sequence ATGAGGCTGAGGGTTCCCTACGTGCTCTTCGAGACAAGGACCGGGATATACGGCGTGGACGCGTACTTTTCGCTGAGGGTGGAGAAACCCGAGAGGCGTGCAACGCTGATAAGAAAGGCCGAAAACCTCCAGCGGCTCGAGGCCAGACCCCAAGGGGCCCTGCTGGAAGAGGGCTCCCTGAGGAACTACCTGACTTCCCTCTTCGTGACCCTCTACGACCTCAGCGGCGAGAGGTTCAACGAGAGGGCACGGCACATGAGGCGCTGGAACATCTGGAGGATCATCGGCATACCAACCGGCCACCAGCGGCACGTGGACAGGGACGAGGAGCTGGCCAAGAAGAACCGGGAAGCCCTGCTGGCCCTGGCGATAATGAGGAAGGTCCTCGGGATAAAGAGTCCCGCGGAGCTGGGGGAAACTGTGGTAAAACCCCGGGGCTATGCAGTCCTCGAGTTCGAAGTGAACGGCGGGGAAGTCGGCGACCCCGTTTACAGGGAACTGTTCAAAATAGACTCCAACGCAGGAATGGCACTCCAATGGCTGAGAACGGAAAAGATAGAATAA
- a CDS encoding dephospho-CoA kinase, with protein sequence MIIIVTGMPGSGKSRIVKEFESRGFPSVSMGDVVREETVKRGLELTKENVAKVSIRLRQELGQNAVAKLTVEKVRRLLENSRVVVIDGVRSLDEVGTFRSAFPDEEIIILAVHTPPHMRFDRLKARGRHDDPKSWEDFEERDWKELKFGIGNVIAMADHMIVNDCSRGEYEERVRKLVDRILAEH encoded by the coding sequence ATGATAATCATCGTGACTGGAATGCCCGGTTCGGGAAAGAGCAGGATCGTCAAGGAGTTCGAGAGTAGAGGCTTTCCGAGCGTTTCTATGGGAGACGTCGTGAGGGAGGAGACCGTAAAGCGCGGGCTGGAGCTGACCAAGGAGAACGTCGCCAAGGTGAGCATAAGGCTGAGGCAGGAGCTGGGCCAGAACGCCGTCGCAAAGCTGACGGTCGAGAAGGTGAGGCGCCTCCTTGAGAACAGCAGGGTCGTCGTTATAGACGGCGTCCGCTCCCTCGACGAGGTCGGGACCTTCAGGAGCGCTTTTCCAGACGAGGAGATAATAATACTGGCCGTTCACACGCCACCGCACATGCGCTTCGATAGGCTCAAGGCCCGCGGAAGGCACGACGACCCCAAAAGCTGGGAGGACTTTGAGGAGCGCGACTGGAAGGAGCTGAAGTTCGGCATAGGCAACGTCATCGCGATGGCCGACCACATGATAGTGAACGACTGCAGCAGGGGCGAGTACGAGGAGAGGGTGAGGAAGCTCGTTGACAGGATTCTAGCCGAGCATTGA
- a CDS encoding ZIP family metal transporter: protein MLENFVANLAEWILSISNGEIMWVAFYAGLFVALMTSLGAMVAIFAKSLPEGGVDFALSFAAGVMIVAAFTSLILPAIESTGSFAPAGIGIALGVLLIYAIDRFLPHEHLVKGYEGPKSMKDKLRKVWLLVIAVIIHNLPEGLAVGTSLVYNLEVGLVTTIAIGIQDFPEGTVVSLPLATIQKKRLQPIAMGVLSGFAEMAMVLLGAYFFTLFAWLLPYGLGLAGGAMLYVTVKEMIPEIYRGENSDTLITLGFFLGFYVMLFLDSMLG from the coding sequence GTGTTAGAGAATTTCGTGGCCAATCTCGCGGAGTGGATACTGAGCATCTCGAACGGCGAAATCATGTGGGTTGCTTTCTACGCCGGGCTTTTCGTCGCTCTCATGACTTCCCTCGGTGCCATGGTGGCGATATTCGCCAAGAGCCTCCCAGAGGGAGGAGTTGATTTTGCCCTCAGCTTCGCCGCCGGTGTGATGATAGTGGCGGCCTTCACGAGCCTCATCCTGCCGGCGATAGAGAGCACCGGCTCCTTCGCACCGGCCGGAATCGGGATAGCCCTTGGAGTGCTGCTCATCTACGCCATAGACCGCTTCCTCCCACATGAACACCTCGTCAAGGGCTACGAGGGCCCTAAATCCATGAAGGACAAGCTGAGGAAGGTCTGGCTTCTCGTCATAGCGGTGATAATCCACAACCTACCGGAGGGCTTAGCGGTTGGAACCTCGCTCGTCTACAACCTGGAGGTGGGCCTCGTCACCACCATAGCCATAGGCATCCAGGATTTTCCCGAGGGAACCGTCGTTTCCCTGCCCCTCGCAACGATACAGAAGAAGCGCCTCCAGCCGATAGCGATGGGCGTGCTGAGCGGCTTCGCGGAGATGGCCATGGTGCTCCTCGGGGCGTATTTCTTCACCCTCTTCGCCTGGCTCCTGCCGTACGGCCTCGGTCTGGCCGGCGGGGCGATGCTCTACGTGACCGTGAAGGAGATGATACCGGAAATATACAGGGGAGAAAACAGTGACACGCTGATAACCCTGGGGTTTTTCCTGGGCTTCTACGTGATGCTGTTCCTCGACTCAATGCTCGGCTAG
- a CDS encoding RNA-binding domain-containing protein produces the protein MELFEEVEVEAYVYPTEDIEKVKRAMLNLVRDLEFEAFDRGDYVILTGKTKSRKALSRLYELFRGQAILDTARSFLEEGYFGEEIIIRVNKQAAYAGVVNFNEESPLGPITIIIRTRDPGKLMKWLAPRTKDGVPIE, from the coding sequence ATGGAGCTCTTTGAGGAAGTTGAGGTTGAGGCTTACGTTTATCCGACCGAGGACATCGAGAAGGTCAAGAGAGCTATGCTGAACCTTGTCCGTGACCTGGAGTTCGAGGCGTTCGATAGGGGCGATTACGTCATTCTGACCGGCAAAACGAAGAGCAGAAAAGCCCTTAGCAGGCTCTACGAGCTCTTCCGCGGACAGGCCATACTCGACACCGCGCGCTCCTTCCTCGAGGAGGGCTACTTCGGCGAGGAGATAATCATCAGGGTCAACAAGCAGGCCGCTTATGCCGGCGTCGTCAACTTCAACGAGGAGTCGCCGCTGGGCCCTATAACGATAATCATCAGAACCCGGGACCCGGGGAAGCTAATGAAGTGGCTCGCACCGAGGACAAAGGACGGGGTGCCGATAGAGTAA
- a CDS encoding ABC transporter permease, translating to MSDFWVMAKKELKNLFRDRKLLFGLIIVPLIIYPMMGKFIQVGMEQATGTTHVTIVNFDEGRYGKALVDALKTAPNTSVTLVNATTLEGALQWAVENKQNVLVVIPGDFSAKLTANETATVEIYGIFLSVGTGMKESVSEGRISAVIGILSEEIARLKVTALGAENPDAVLHPITVQSRSYINDRVVDVPPGVVSGVIASQAFTIPLIIFLMVMITSQMAAGAIASEKENKTLETLLTLPVPRTHIVGAKIFGTAMMGLVAAVAYMIGMRQYMGSFMGGDLGVSLGDLGLVVTPTGAALFALVVFLTIIIALSLAMIVATFAEDVQSATTLVSAVILPLAFPAFILMYTDIGDLPVVFQYVLKAIPFTHPILDYRYVLVENYRAIAVSAIYLAAIAVVILYATARLFSSERILTAQISWGRRKKKAAE from the coding sequence ATGAGCGACTTCTGGGTGATGGCCAAGAAGGAGCTCAAGAACCTATTCAGGGACAGAAAGCTGCTCTTCGGCCTCATAATAGTTCCCCTGATAATCTACCCCATGATGGGGAAGTTCATACAGGTGGGAATGGAGCAGGCAACCGGGACGACTCACGTGACGATAGTGAACTTTGACGAGGGACGTTACGGAAAGGCTCTCGTGGATGCGCTCAAGACGGCCCCCAACACCAGCGTAACCCTTGTAAACGCCACGACGCTCGAAGGAGCGCTTCAATGGGCGGTGGAGAATAAACAGAACGTTCTTGTGGTTATCCCCGGGGACTTCTCCGCCAAGCTGACGGCGAACGAAACGGCCACGGTCGAGATATACGGCATCTTTCTGAGCGTGGGGACGGGAATGAAAGAGAGCGTCAGTGAGGGCAGGATAAGTGCCGTCATAGGGATACTGAGCGAGGAGATAGCGCGCCTTAAGGTGACCGCACTGGGTGCCGAAAATCCGGACGCGGTTCTGCATCCTATAACCGTGCAGAGCAGGTCTTACATAAACGACAGGGTGGTCGATGTTCCACCGGGGGTTGTCTCGGGAGTAATAGCGTCCCAGGCATTCACGATACCCCTGATAATCTTCCTTATGGTCATGATAACCTCCCAGATGGCCGCTGGAGCCATAGCGAGTGAAAAGGAAAACAAAACGCTGGAAACGTTGCTGACACTTCCGGTTCCCAGAACCCACATAGTCGGGGCCAAGATATTCGGAACCGCCATGATGGGCCTGGTCGCGGCGGTGGCGTACATGATAGGAATGCGGCAGTACATGGGCTCCTTCATGGGGGGAGACCTGGGGGTCAGTCTTGGGGACCTCGGCCTCGTGGTAACGCCGACGGGCGCCGCTTTATTCGCCCTTGTGGTGTTCCTGACGATAATAATCGCCCTCAGCTTAGCCATGATAGTGGCAACCTTCGCCGAAGACGTCCAGAGCGCGACAACGCTGGTCAGCGCGGTAATCCTGCCCCTGGCGTTTCCGGCTTTCATACTTATGTACACCGACATCGGGGACCTTCCAGTGGTCTTTCAGTACGTCCTTAAAGCGATACCCTTCACCCATCCGATACTCGACTACAGATACGTGCTGGTGGAGAACTACAGGGCAATAGCGGTCAGTGCCATCTACCTGGCCGCCATAGCGGTGGTTATACTCTACGCCACGGCAAGGCTGTTTTCCTCCGAGAGAATCCTGACGGCCCAGATAAGCTGGGGCAGGAGGAAGAAGAAAGCGGCCGAATGA
- a CDS encoding ABC transporter ATP-binding protein — protein MPMAEVLNLEKDYGKVKALKGISFSINEGEIFGLIGPNGAGKSTTLKILSTLLKPTGGSAKIDGHDVVREADRVREIISYLPEEAGAYKNLTGYEYLQFMARLYSKDDERAREMLELGVELSGLGERLHDKVSTYSKGMTRKLLIARALMVKPKLAILDEPASGLDIVNAYEIRQTIRRFARSEGVTFLLSSHNMLEVEFLCDRVAMIAGGRIVELGTPGELKDKYGAENLEEVFMRAVGAEANEPVGGEGA, from the coding sequence ATGCCCATGGCTGAAGTTCTGAATCTGGAGAAGGACTACGGAAAGGTGAAGGCCCTCAAGGGGATAAGCTTCTCCATCAACGAGGGTGAAATCTTCGGGCTCATCGGGCCCAACGGCGCCGGAAAGAGCACGACTCTCAAGATACTCTCGACGCTCCTCAAGCCGACGGGCGGGAGCGCGAAGATAGACGGCCACGACGTGGTGAGGGAAGCCGACAGGGTCAGGGAGATCATCAGCTACCTGCCGGAGGAGGCGGGAGCCTATAAGAACCTCACCGGCTATGAATACCTGCAATTCATGGCGCGGCTCTACTCCAAAGATGATGAGAGGGCAAGGGAGATGCTCGAGCTGGGCGTTGAACTCAGCGGGCTTGGGGAAAGGCTGCACGACAAGGTGTCGACGTACTCCAAGGGAATGACGAGGAAGCTCCTCATAGCGAGGGCGCTCATGGTGAAGCCGAAGCTGGCAATACTGGACGAACCGGCGAGCGGGCTGGACATAGTCAACGCGTACGAAATACGGCAGACGATAAGGCGCTTTGCAAGGAGTGAAGGAGTCACGTTCCTGCTCTCAAGCCACAACATGCTCGAGGTGGAGTTCCTCTGCGACAGGGTGGCGATGATAGCAGGAGGGAGGATAGTTGAGCTTGGAACCCCCGGGGAGCTGAAGGACAAGTACGGGGCAGAGAACCTCGAGGAGGTCTTCATGAGGGCAGTGGGGGCGGAAGCGAACGAGCCGGTCGGAGGTGAGGGGGCATGA